In Brassica napus cultivar Da-Ae chromosome A3, Da-Ae, whole genome shotgun sequence, the sequence CATTTGGGTATCACCACGTCTACGTCGGAGGTCATACAAGTCCTCATTGCTGCAGATCGGCTCAGAATCTAGGGCAAATTGTTATTCAACAGACAGTGGAGACTGAAGAGTGATTATGGTGTTGAGTCAGTAGTAAGAGAGAGGGTTTTACCTTCCTCACTCTCTTAGGCCTCTAGAGCAACAATTCAAGGAAAAGAGGTCAAGCGTGGTTAAGGGAATGGAAACGCTCTTTAGTTGTTAGGCTGAGCTGATACAGTGGAAATAAACATATTTGGGAAGGAGCAAAGTATCTGATGTATTGTCACTTCTGAATTCATTGCAGTTGAACTTTGTGATTCAGGAGTTATCAAATGTTTATCACTGCCTAGAGATTCAAAGGAGGCTCAAGCCAAAATGTTTATCATTGCAGTTGGAACCATAATAAGGTTAGGGTTATTTAAGTCTATGATTGATTCTATAATTTTAGTGACTAAAATCACAGTCagtttctctgatttttatttgaaatattgatcaaatacatattattataaaatatctatatgaGTATACTAATTTATCTGAATAAATCGGGTTTTTTGGTTTCATCGATTTGATCGCTTAATATACAGAACCATATCTATATACTGTGGTTCGTTTTTAAATGGTTCAGTTTTACTAGATTAAACATCCTAGACTATCGTTATTTTGTTAATgtgttatatttgtgatttttataaTCCTTTCACTGCCACATGATTTCTTTTCAGTCCAAATACAATGtgtgtttaatttcaaatacaaatttccTAATTTACTTATTGCTATTAGAAAAGATTTTGATTCAAAATCTacatcacataaataaaaaataaaacaatgaaacaaaagaacataatttaatacattGATTACTAATatgaattttgaaattttataatttaatagttaaattttgttaaaaagaaacattaaaagtaacaaaatgttaggtatatatatatatatatatatatatattaatccgcACAGGGTGCAGAACATCAACTAgtaattatttattagttatgagataaaacaaaatctaatcATATAAAACCTACacaaataaaattgttttttgaaaaGTAACATATATGAGACAAAGAAAACTTTGGtatatccattttttttatctgtCTCACattttcattttcgaaaagaagATGACCtttgtgtttttgtgttttgCAAATTAATAACCTTGAGGTTTTGAAGAAAATCTTGCGCGTAAATGGGTGAGGTTTGATAAATCAAGGCGATGATAGAATTAGAGAACAGAGTAAAATCCAAAGATATTAagcaaacacaaataaaaaatatgatatggaTAACATCATCTCTCGGGGAAGAAGCCTTACATTGCCACATCAGGTTTGCGGatcttttagttttatttttgtaagaaTCAAGAAAAATTTGTTGctctaaaactaaaagaaacgtgatgaaaaaaataaacgattaagaaaaaaagagagaacaaaTACAAAAGGTTAAGTGATAGTTATATAGGCAATGAAACAGTTTGGTTCGTGCCATGAAATTAGAGCTAGTGGGGTTCTTTATTGTTAGAgaattattttcattacaatTGTTTAATTTTGTAGTTGGCTTAAAATTTTAACCATTACGTAAACTATTAGttggttttttaatttttaatttttttaaaaaaattccacTTGTCATCATTTTATTGGAAatgtgacttgtgctttagtatataagggattctTAGAACATTAATTTGGATTATTGACAAATTAGTCATTAGTCTCAGGTAACCAAATCCATAATTGTATAGATAGTCATAATTGTATCACCAAAATCAACCAAATAATACAAAACCTTTCACCAATTTTGCAAAGATTAAATGGAAAATGTGGCAACACGTCAACTTTCAATATTACCGGATTTCCAAATATAagtacacataaataaacatcaTCCTCTGTAACATTAGTCTCATTGATCACAAAGCCGTCTTGTGTGTTTTAAATGCTAGTCATGTCTATTAAAGCTTAATAGTAGAGATGGTGAATTTCTTGTTAAAACCAAAAGTTATTTATGTTTTCGTCTTGTGTGTGATCAGGTAACCAAGTCCATCGAGTGCCTGCTTCCTTTACCACAGATCCGTAACCCAAACGACCCAAGAAGAAAGGATCTAAAAGAGCTTGAAGCCATAAAGAAGGCCATTGACCAGAAATCACATTCCTTGGTGAGAAGAGAGCTTCAGGCTGGTCTTGGTTACATGATCCTCCAGACCGCATTGTTCATGAGGCTAACCTTCTGGGAACTCACATGGACGTTATGGAGCCAATATGTTTTTATGTCACATCTATATACTTCATGGCCGGTTACTCCTTTTTTACTCAGGACCTCGAAAGAGCCTTCCTTTGAAGGGTTTTACCAAAGCAGGTTCGAGTCTAAACAGAGGAAACTGATGGAGGCTCAAAATTTTGATGTTGAGAGGTACGATGAGCTGAAGAAGCTGTTTTATCCAAAACCTTCTTCAGCTGTTGTTTCCAAGATTATTGGAAGTATACAGAATTAATCTTTGATTAAGGGGATTTTGTTACATACCGTGATGGTGTCTCGTTGTCCTAACCTGATAAAGATATACTATTAACAACCCCAAAACtgtgaaagaaaacaaaacaaagtgtTCGAATAGGTGCGGTTTATGTTATCTTTTGGAAGAGTAGATAATATATCTAATATAATGTATACTATGTAATAAATACTGAAAGTACAGTATTATCATGTATGGACTTTCATTTCTCGAGTCTggggttcttaatttttaattgtatATGATTTATTGTATCCACATAATCTCAATAAGGCTAATGTATCATATCGTCGCGTTTGTATTAGTTTAGTACCGGTATATACAATACAGTAGCGTTTTATCCGTATAGCAACATGTGTAACGTTGCCTAATTACATTTGAATTCGTCGGACTAGCTAAAATGATTGACAGAACATGGGTTGCGTGGTAGTTgttgttgtaacttgtaagctCACCGTCCAAGTCccttttaaaattaattcacGAGAAATCAATTACGACCgtgtaaataaaagaaatctCGAGTTTGGTAGGTCAAACGTCACTTATCGCATATACTATGAATCAGGTGGACAATACCAATAACCCAAATTACTCATTGTGAATTAACAAAGAGATGTAATACCGGCCTTGACACAACAACGATTACGATAACCGACAACTAATACTTAATCCTGTTGTTTGATTACGTATCATTCAACTACGTTAAACTCAAATAACTCATAGAATGTGATTGTAAAGTATTTTTAACGATAATAAAGTGGAGGAAAAACTAATTTCAGCTGAGTTACTTTACTTTCACCTGATTTCAGCCCATTTATTCCAAACTAGAGTAAAATTTTACTCCCATCCTCACTTTTCTCTCCTCCGTTTTCaaccatttatttttttcattcttaCTCTATTATTAATTATCAATCAAAGCCATAGTGTACTGGTAAGGGTGAgcgttcggatacccgttcgggttcagaTGTTTTGGATTTTCGGATATTTCGGTATAAAGGTGTAGAACTCGTTCAGGTATTTCTGAACTTTgggtcgggttcagatatttttagttcggattcggttatttcggatcgggttcggatatttagatttggaaaaaaaatatattaaatttttcatttctcgaatttcttgtatttaaaaatataactttcacttaactaattttttatttttaatagattgaatggttaatagatttggacataacattttgaaactaaaaatacattaatttggttaatgtttttaaattttggatttaattttttgttaatttttgaaataaaaaatttggcatgcattttaagtgagtagcaaattattttctccgtaattgtatgtatatcatatgaacttaaaatatttgtagtatcaatataaatatttttttataaaatgagagatgtaaactagaaatataaggttaattatacatatgttcgttatcttcggatatccattcgtaTTCGGATAtctaatctctcctaattcaatactgTAGAACCTAAATTCTACACAAAGTATTTGATAATTATCAGGGTTGATCTAGGAAAGATAAATGATGtgggcaacgatatctttagaacacaacgatgttaaaTAGTTTCCGGTAGGCAAAAATAGACTTTATTGATAATTGAAATCGAATACAATAAGTTGAATTAGATCGATTGATACAAACAAGTTCGATCTAGTTGGAATCTAAAAATGGAAAGACAATAAGATCGATGTGAATGTaaagctctctctagggttttgaaCGTGTCctctttcttgtttcttctccttcctttataGCGAATCGACTGTGAGATCTCCGTGGTAGCTCCGCGATCTTAGCTTCTTGTTGCGCGATTTTTATGGCTCCTTTCTCGAGCTCGATTTTGGTTGTGGGCTTTGGTATGTTTCGATCCATGTCTTTGATCGTGACCCATTTCGATATTGACCAAAATTGGATCCAATAAatatccgttcggatattttgctacatCGGTTCAGATTTTTCGGATTAAGTTCGGATGCGGCTTCAGATATCGTAAAGTGACCACCCCTATGTACTAGTACCAGTAAAAAAGTGTGGTACTAAAAGAAGTTATACGGTTATACCTCCCAAATAAGACTAGcactattatttaaaattattttagtggATACGTATCAGATATATGTCTTAGCTGTTCATCAAATGGTgtgaaataataatttaataactcGTTACTACTTACTACTGATTATCCATCTTCGTAATAGTCGCCCGACGCATATTCCATCCTAGCCATGAAGTAAAAACTCATGCATATTGACCGACTCAAACTCTCCTTTAGTCCAGAGGTGTTTGGGTTTTGAATGCGAGTAATTACCAACTTATCGCGTACCAATTattcttgattcccttttgaTTTCAAAGATATCCAAATATTGTTTCCTATTCCgaagatataataaaatcaaatttagacCAAAATCTTAAGCTTTTAGAAACGttttctaaaatatgatttGATATGATAATAGATAACATACCTAATTTAATTTGTCACGTACCGAGCACATGTGTGACAAATAACATTGGTCCATATCAACTTGCTTTCTTGACAAAACCGGCCATCTTGTGAGCTATGTTGTTTTATCTCAGTTATTTGGAAATGAAAATGATGTAAAGAGAGCTTTACATATGAAAAAGACACACGCACACATATAAACACACTAGAGGGAGTaaacaagaagaagagtcaCCGACGATCACCGCCACCTCCCGATCATGTCCACGGCTCTGATTAGCTCTCTCACCTACTACCTCTCCGAACATCCATACATCGTCGGGTTCCGCTGGGGCCACAGCCAATCATGGGGCTCCACGTGGTCTTTTCTCATCACCTCCATCTTTCTCTACATCGCCGTCTCCTCCTCCCTCCACATCCTCCTCTCCGCCTTCCTCCGCCGTAACCGCTCCGTTCCGTTAGGCCACATCCCAGACATCCACAGCCTTCTCATGTCGATCCTCTCCGCCACCATTTTCGCCGGAATCCTCCTCTCCGCCGCCGCGGAGATCCGTGACACACGGTGGTTCTGGCGCCGGAGCAAAACCGCCACTCCTCTCCAGTGGCTCCTCTGCTTCCCGCTCGGTACGCGCGCCTCCGGTCGCGTCTTCTTCTGGTCCTACGTGTATTACCTCACGCGGTTTCTCCACATGCTCCGCACGGTCTTCGCCGTCTTTCGTCGCCGGAGACTCGCCGTGTCTCAGCTCTTCTGCAACTCTGCCATGGCGTTCACGTCTTTCCTCTGGCTCGAGTTCTCGCAGTCGTACCAGGTTCTAGCCATTCTGTCGACGACGCTGGTTTACTCTGTGGTTTACGGTTATAGATTCTGGACCGGGTTTGGTTTACCCGGTTCGACATTTCCTTCGTTGGTGGTGAATTGTCAGCTGCTTCTCGTGGTTTGTAATCTCGTGTCCCACGCTGGGGTTCTTGCGATGCACCTCATTAAAGGCGGATGCAATGGGATCGGCGCGTGGGGTTTAAACTCTGTCCTCAACGGTGCGAGTTTGTtgctttttcttaatttttacatGAGAATGCATTCGCCGTTGCGACGTCATATTATCAACACTTCGCCGGAACTTGAACCTAGTAATGCAAAATAATTAACTTTCGAGGATTAGGGTGGCTCTTGGGTTGATCCTTTTTATTCTTCTcaataagacaaatattaacCTTAATCActtattataaaaaaactttGTAACTCTCTCCTTCTTGCTAATCTAGCCTTAATTGCTAACACTTTAccacaatatttaaaaaataatcatctAACCACCACTTAGCTATTTTTGAAACATTGACATCTTTCGTAGTTgttaattaacttttttttttgtaaactacaTACATACGTAGGGAAAACGACTTATTCATGCCCGAACTATGAGCCGCTGAAAAAATACATACCCCAACTTTTATTGTATGTCAAATCATACTTTcactaataataaatttaaaattcatgcaTGTACTAGGGATCAATTAAAAAATACACACCTCAACTCTTATAGCATGCCAAAACATAcattaactaatcaaaaatttgaaatttataccTAGGGTTTAGAAGTCAACGCTAATcacaatctatactattatttgcgaaataATTTTTCGCAACGAAGTTCTCACGTTAAAAACTAGAGTGGTTAAAGTCTAtcttacccttaatgaatttttatatatattctattatataataaaatgaattttatattaaaaatcttatataatttttttaaaaaaattatgataattcttatatattatgttgttatcttaaaataatattttactattataaaagtaaaaaaaaattaaaagaagtgatattttacaatattatatatttttttaaataaaataattcttatatagtgtgttgttatcttgatgaaaatattatttacttataatatttagttatacaaaatatcttaaaatcacttcttagaaaatatctttatacaaatatattgcTTCATTAATATTTACTTAGATATTATgtttatcttaaaatttaacttTCATaacagtaaaatattatttcaagataacaacacaatatataagaattatcttatgtattttttaatataatattgcaaaaaatcacttctcttattttttacttttataatagtaaaatattattttaagataacaacacaatatataagaatcagcataattatttttaaaaaaatatataagattttaaatataaaattgttttattatataatagaatatatataaaatttcattAAGGATAACATAGACTTTTGCCACTCTAATTTCTAATGTGAGAGCTATGTTACGGAAAATTactctcttaattttttttttacttttataatagtaaaatattattttaagataacaacacaatatataagaatcatcataattactttttaaaaaatatataagatttttaatataaaattagttttattatataatagaatatatataaaaactcatTAAGGATAACATAGACTCTAAATTTTAACGTGAGAGATTCGttgcaaaaaataaattttcaaataatagtatagattgagATTAGCGTTGACTTATAAAGACTAGGCatacatttcaaaattttgattagttaagGTATGTTTTGGCATGCAATAAGAGTTGGGGTATGTATTTGTTTATCGATCCCTAGTTCAagcatgaattttaaatttttgattagtgAAGGTATGTTTTGACATGCAGTAAAAGTTGGGATATGTATTTTCTCAGCGACTCTTAGTTCGGGCATGAATAAGTCATTTTCtctacatacatacatacatacatcccttagactatatttgcgaagtgattttgctacATGTCATTTATACaatcaattttacaaaacaaagaagacattaatactgaaattgatgacatgtgttatagcttaatatgacatggaaaattacatttaatattaatttatatttttggtaaactttttaaaatatggtaataaatcatatattacatttaatgttaatttatatttttagaatttttttagaacatgagaataactcataaatcatcatctatactattatttgcgaagtaaattttttgaatcgagctctcacgttaaaagttagagtgg encodes:
- the LOC106448000 gene encoding calcium uniporter protein 1, mitochondrial-like → MGEVTKSIECLLPLPQIRNPNDPRRKDLKELEAIKKAIDQKSHSLVRRELQAGLGYMILQTALFMRLTFWELTWTLWSQYVFMSHLYTSWPVTPFLLRTSKEPSFEGFYQSRFESKQRKLMEAQNFDVERYDELKKLFYPKPSSAVVSKIIGSIQN
- the LOC106449310 gene encoding elongation of fatty acids protein 3-like, producing MSTALISSLTYYLSEHPYIVGFRWGHSQSWGSTWSFLITSIFLYIAVSSSLHILLSAFLRRNRSVPLGHIPDIHSLLMSILSATIFAGILLSAAAEIRDTRWFWRRSKTATPLQWLLCFPLGTRASGRVFFWSYVYYLTRFLHMLRTVFAVFRRRRLAVSQLFCNSAMAFTSFLWLEFSQSYQVLAILSTTLVYSVVYGYRFWTGFGLPGSTFPSLVVNCQLLLVVCNLVSHAGVLAMHLIKGGCNGIGAWGLNSVLNGASLLLFLNFYMRMHSPLRRHIINTSPELEPSNAK